From Deinococcus sp. KSM4-11, a single genomic window includes:
- a CDS encoding IS5 family transposase: protein MVRRYELTDEQWSQLAPLLPPQRQRTGRPSLDHRTVLNGILWIKRSGSAWRDLPERYGNWKTVSSRFYRWQHQGLWAQVLARVQERADHAGQVDWDVQMIDSTIVRAHQSAAGVKKGTATKRSAARKVASEPKST from the coding sequence GTGGTACGGCGCTATGAACTGACCGATGAGCAGTGGAGCCAATTGGCTCCACTGCTCCCACCGCAACGCCAGCGAACAGGACGTCCCTCGCTGGACCACCGTACCGTTCTGAACGGCATCCTCTGGATCAAGCGCTCTGGGAGTGCGTGGCGTGATCTGCCCGAGCGCTATGGCAATTGGAAGACGGTGAGCTCCCGATTCTACCGATGGCAGCACCAGGGCCTCTGGGCGCAGGTGCTCGCCCGAGTGCAGGAGCGTGCCGATCATGCCGGCCAGGTTGACTGGGACGTCCAGATGATCGACAGCACGATCGTGCGCGCCCATCAGAGCGCGGCAGGGGTAAAAAAGGGGACGGCGACGAAGCGCTCGGCCGCTCGCAAGGTGGCTTCGGAACCAAAATCCACCTGA
- a CDS encoding IS6 family transposase yields MTDPTPYRHRFPMTIIQHAVWLYHRFPLRYRDVQELLHQRGIEVSHETLREWCITFSALFADDLRQREPRRGSRWLMDEVCTTVNGVRHWLWRAVDEHGFVLDILLQRHRDTKAAQTFLTRLLSEYDVPEVIHTDKLWRYGAALRERPVLHTVEHVQVVSTARCNNVIEQSHRSTRRHERQQQGFKRRKRVQEFLCLHASIENLHHHTRASVPAFIRRNNQKQAFQTWSAVTAGVA; encoded by the coding sequence GTGACTGATCCGACCCCTTACCGCCACCGATTCCCGATGACCATCATCCAGCACGCCGTCTGGCTGTACCACCGTTTCCCGTTGAGGTATCGAGACGTTCAGGAATTGCTCCACCAGCGCGGCATCGAGGTCAGTCACGAGACGCTGCGCGAATGGTGCATCACGTTCAGCGCGCTGTTCGCAGATGACCTGCGCCAGCGGGAACCCCGTCGGGGTTCCCGCTGGCTGATGGACGAGGTCTGTACGACGGTCAATGGCGTTCGACACTGGCTGTGGAGAGCGGTCGACGAACACGGCTTCGTGCTCGACATCTTGCTGCAGCGTCACCGCGATACCAAGGCGGCACAGACCTTCCTGACGCGCCTTCTGAGTGAATACGATGTGCCAGAGGTCATTCATACCGATAAGCTCTGGAGGTACGGCGCTGCCCTGCGGGAACGTCCTGTGCTCCACACTGTGGAGCATGTCCAGGTTGTCTCCACGGCGCGCTGCAACAATGTGATTGAGCAATCACACCGATCCACACGGCGTCATGAACGGCAACAACAGGGGTTCAAGCGACGAAAACGAGTGCAGGAATTCCTCTGCCTACACGCCAGCATCGAGAACCTCCACCACCACACACGAGCGAGCGTGCCCGCCTTCATCAGACGAAATAACCAAAAACAAGCGTTCCAGACGTGGTCAGCGGTCACGGCAGGGGTGGCCTGA
- a CDS encoding ATP-binding protein codes for MLTPRQLQAVIDANGDCIKVLDLDARVLTMNSGGQQVMEIDDFQQCHNVVLTSWWDGDDRAQLEAALDAARAGETRTFVGSARTFKGTSKRWFVTISPLRDDHGQITHLLSTSRDITAQHRAEEARQAAQAQLEQQAQVLEQKVQHQTQELEERATALDAFVRFTEAVGTETDLHCLAHQAVTVVQAIVSDLSVGYYELDAAAGIWRGLVWSDDVSPEIVQQIRAGVPLDAPDFAEAVRRGEPVFVGGWDAADNSLSEAAAYGVAGFVPLLIDGDVRAIFAVGKQATTHWFARDEAMVRAVARGLGLAMERAVQAQQLQQQRDDLNRRTRELETLLQLTGNQSETADSLAVIKRAQGMVLELLPPGFAAYYEAQGGRWRVRVQTGAVRSALLQAHMDAGFPVGHTPSFDSVAQTGEPAFVEVYDAGTDVDPEVAQDVAAHATLPVIIGGQVRGLFNVPLYETRSWTAPDQAVLMTAVHYLAAIIERVERSLQLIRSNTELQAANQELEAFTYSVSHDLRTPVRHVEGFAALTAKELAQGNLSRAERHVGVVRDAAKRMEALLDAMLTLSRAGRAMLNIRAVPLVSLVDQAQHDVTLLFPDRPVVWSIDPLPTVQGDAATLQQVVTHLLENAVKFSPGHAEVHVWAEEREQEWAIFVQDKGVGFDPQYAGKLFGALQRLHLLQEFGGAGIGLATVKRIVARHGGQVWADGSVGQGATFGFSLPKTVVS; via the coding sequence GTGCTGACGCCACGCCAGTTGCAGGCCGTCATCGATGCCAACGGCGACTGCATCAAGGTGCTCGATCTCGACGCACGAGTGCTCACGATGAACTCCGGTGGTCAGCAGGTCATGGAGATTGATGACTTCCAGCAGTGCCACAACGTCGTCCTGACGTCCTGGTGGGACGGAGACGACCGCGCCCAACTCGAGGCCGCGCTGGACGCCGCCCGCGCCGGAGAGACCCGCACCTTCGTCGGGAGCGCCCGCACATTCAAGGGCACATCCAAGCGGTGGTTCGTGACCATCTCCCCGCTGCGCGATGACCACGGCCAGATCACGCACCTGCTGTCCACGTCCCGCGACATCACCGCGCAACACCGGGCCGAGGAGGCCAGGCAGGCTGCGCAGGCGCAACTGGAACAGCAGGCCCAGGTGCTGGAGCAGAAGGTTCAGCACCAGACCCAGGAGCTGGAGGAGCGGGCCACCGCGTTGGACGCCTTCGTCCGCTTCACTGAAGCCGTCGGCACCGAGACGGATCTGCACTGTCTCGCGCACCAGGCCGTCACGGTCGTGCAGGCCATTGTCAGTGACCTCAGCGTGGGCTATTACGAGCTGGACGCCGCCGCCGGCATCTGGCGGGGCTTGGTGTGGTCCGATGACGTCAGTCCGGAGATCGTGCAGCAGATCCGGGCGGGCGTGCCCCTGGACGCCCCGGACTTTGCCGAGGCCGTACGCCGGGGCGAGCCCGTCTTCGTCGGAGGATGGGACGCCGCGGACAACTCCCTGTCCGAAGCCGCGGCCTACGGCGTCGCTGGTTTCGTCCCGCTGCTGATCGACGGCGACGTGCGGGCGATCTTCGCCGTCGGCAAGCAGGCCACCACCCACTGGTTCGCCCGGGATGAGGCCATGGTGCGTGCCGTCGCGCGTGGGCTCGGCCTGGCCATGGAACGCGCCGTCCAGGCGCAACAACTCCAGCAGCAGCGGGATGACTTGAACCGCCGCACGCGGGAACTGGAGACCCTGCTGCAGCTGACCGGGAACCAGAGCGAAACGGCAGACTCTCTGGCCGTGATCAAGCGCGCCCAGGGCATGGTGCTCGAGCTCCTGCCGCCAGGATTCGCGGCGTACTACGAAGCGCAGGGCGGGCGGTGGCGCGTGCGCGTCCAGACGGGAGCGGTGAGGTCAGCCCTCCTGCAGGCGCACATGGATGCCGGCTTCCCCGTCGGTCACACGCCCAGCTTCGACTCAGTGGCCCAGACGGGTGAGCCGGCCTTCGTCGAGGTATACGACGCTGGAACCGATGTCGATCCAGAAGTGGCGCAGGACGTCGCGGCCCATGCCACGCTGCCCGTGATCATCGGTGGGCAGGTGCGTGGCCTGTTCAACGTGCCGCTGTACGAGACGCGGTCGTGGACTGCACCGGATCAGGCCGTGCTGATGACGGCTGTGCACTACCTGGCGGCCATCATCGAGCGCGTGGAACGCAGCCTCCAGCTGATCCGGTCGAATACGGAGCTGCAGGCGGCCAACCAGGAACTGGAGGCTTTCACGTACAGCGTCTCACACGACCTGCGCACCCCCGTTCGACATGTCGAAGGGTTTGCGGCGCTGACGGCGAAGGAGTTGGCCCAGGGGAACCTGTCCCGGGCTGAGCGCCACGTCGGCGTGGTCAGGGACGCGGCGAAACGGATGGAGGCCCTGCTGGACGCCATGTTGACCCTGTCCAGGGCGGGCCGGGCGATGCTGAACATCCGGGCGGTGCCCCTCGTAAGCCTGGTTGACCAGGCTCAGCATGACGTGACCCTGCTGTTCCCGGATCGCCCCGTGGTCTGGAGCATTGATCCGTTGCCGACGGTCCAGGGCGACGCAGCGACCCTTCAGCAGGTGGTCACCCACCTGCTGGAGAATGCGGTGAAGTTCAGCCCAGGCCATGCGGAAGTGCACGTCTGGGCGGAGGAACGCGAGCAGGAGTGGGCCATCTTCGTGCAGGACAAGGGGGTTGGTTTCGATCCCCAGTACGCGGGAAAGCTGTTTGGGGCGTTGCAGCGCCTGCATCTTCTGCAGGAGTTCGGGGGGGCTGGCATTGGGTTGGCGACCGTGAAGCGCATCGTGGCGCGGCATGGCGGGCAGGTGTGGGCGGACGGGAGCGTCGGGCAGGGCGCGACCTTCGGGTTCTCCCTGCCGAAAACGGTTGTGTCCTGA
- a CDS encoding IS6 family transposase has translation MTDPTPYRHRFPMTIIQHAVWLYHRFPLRYRDVQELLHQRGIEVSHETLREWCITFSDLFADDLRQREPRRGSRWLMDEVCTTVNGVRHWLWRAVDEHGFVLDILLQRHRDTKAAQTFLTRLLSEYDVPEVIHTDKLWRYGAALRERPVLHTVEHVQVVSTARCNNVIEQSHRSTRRHERQQQGFKRRKRVQEFLCLHASIENLHHHTRASVPASIRRNNQKQAFQTWSAVTAGVA, from the coding sequence GTGACTGATCCGACCCCTTACCGCCACCGATTCCCGATGACCATCATCCAGCACGCCGTCTGGCTGTACCACCGTTTCCCGTTGAGGTATCGAGACGTTCAGGAATTGCTCCACCAGCGCGGCATCGAGGTCAGTCACGAGACGCTGCGCGAATGGTGCATCACGTTCAGCGACCTGTTCGCAGATGACCTGCGCCAGCGGGAACCCCGTCGGGGTTCCCGCTGGCTGATGGACGAGGTCTGTACGACGGTCAATGGCGTTCGACACTGGCTGTGGAGAGCGGTCGACGAACACGGCTTCGTGCTCGACATCTTGCTGCAGCGTCACCGCGATACCAAGGCGGCACAGACCTTCCTGACGCGCCTTCTGAGTGAATACGATGTGCCAGAGGTCATTCATACCGATAAGCTCTGGAGGTACGGCGCTGCCCTGCGGGAACGTCCTGTGCTCCACACTGTGGAGCATGTCCAGGTTGTCTCCACGGCGCGCTGCAACAATGTGATTGAGCAATCACACCGATCCACACGGCGTCATGAACGGCAACAACAGGGGTTCAAGCGACGAAAACGAGTGCAGGAGTTCCTCTGCCTACACGCCAGCATCGAGAACCTCCACCACCACACACGAGCGAGCGTGCCCGCCTCCATCAGACGAAATAACCAAAAACAAGCGTTCCAGACGTGGTCAGCGGTCACCGCAGGGGTGGCCTGA
- a CDS encoding BTAD domain-containing putative transcriptional regulator, with the protein MGDAITVFIQLLGIPQVWLPSGVRPFPSDQRHHLLAHLAVEGGWTRRDHLAFLFWPDKPESIARRNLRRLLHRTRELDWLPAVVVEERRLSWAVATDVRAFEVAVADGHWGQALDIYRGPLLDGFDGEGTGELGTWLLTQRERLRGLWHHALRRRAGELEAAGDASGAAALLTPLLSGDEFDEDSLSLYMRVSARAGQGSLALQAYEAFAHRLRREFGLSPAPATEQLARTIRDGEEGAEPSGSAPWRLPAPLTPLVGRELELTEVAHLLARPECRLLTLTGPGGAGKSRLALEVAHTLAPQFQDGARFVPLESLAAPAFVPATLAAAIGLNLQGPDEPVDQLIRYLRDKCVLVVLDNFEHLLEGTPLVAELLRECPELRLLVTSRERLRLAGEWLLPVDGLPIPPPGTGLEESLMYDAVRLFVDRVIRVRPTYVLRVEELSSVLEICRLVGGLPLGLELAAPWMRAVPAREIAAGIAEGLDLLASDSRDAVSRHASLRATFEHSWRLLDQAEQAALRQLSVCEGGFRPGAAREIAGATLALLAGLVDKSLLRALPSGRFHRHPLLYGYTREKLASNPEEEHEAQVRHAGYFLRLLQDLGGPLRGAGQKEALTRLDEDLDNVHAAWNWAVAHDRAAELGRCAAPLAAYHMARGRYREGAELLTQAEASLPDDDRGHRTALCQLRVEGAPLLTRLGQRDAAERWAASGLALARELGEPGEALAGLTLLGDLAWRRGDRAEAAVHLNEALSLAQERGNQAALAETLNLLGNVDLDGGDLPAAQQRYASALGLHRELDNPSEVVRLLNNLGCLAAYQGHLEASVALLSEGVALARDIRLPRLLAQLLSSLAETAHEQGNLTSAEAAAAEALALARASGDRRLEGILLVDLGHTATAAGNLERAQQHLRDGLAVLWHLGELPQVLRALARWARWWLARGGPERAGVLLDLVTRHPATKSVDRDLTQRMRAEVTPTPLVLSDLPPALSHVVSTLLGPLP; encoded by the coding sequence GTGGGCGACGCCATCACCGTCTTCATCCAATTGCTCGGGATCCCACAGGTATGGCTCCCTTCCGGAGTCCGGCCCTTTCCTTCCGATCAACGCCATCACCTGCTGGCGCACCTCGCCGTTGAGGGAGGTTGGACGAGGCGCGACCACCTCGCGTTCCTGTTCTGGCCAGACAAGCCTGAATCGATCGCCCGCCGGAATCTGCGTCGACTGTTGCACCGCACGCGTGAGCTGGACTGGCTCCCCGCCGTGGTCGTGGAGGAGAGACGACTGTCCTGGGCCGTGGCGACTGATGTCCGAGCATTTGAGGTTGCGGTGGCTGACGGGCACTGGGGGCAGGCCCTGGACATTTACCGAGGCCCCCTGCTTGATGGCTTTGACGGCGAAGGAACCGGGGAGTTAGGAACCTGGCTCCTGACCCAGCGGGAGCGGTTGCGCGGCCTGTGGCATCACGCGTTGCGCCGGCGGGCTGGTGAGCTGGAAGCAGCGGGTGACGCCAGTGGAGCGGCAGCCCTCCTGACACCCCTCTTGAGCGGCGACGAATTCGACGAGGACAGTCTCAGCCTGTACATGCGGGTCTCGGCGCGCGCTGGGCAAGGAAGTTTAGCGCTGCAGGCCTATGAGGCCTTCGCGCACCGCCTGCGCCGCGAATTCGGGCTGTCCCCTGCCCCGGCGACCGAGCAGCTCGCCCGCACGATCCGGGACGGCGAGGAGGGGGCGGAGCCCAGTGGTTCCGCCCCCTGGCGTCTGCCTGCGCCGCTGACCCCCCTGGTGGGACGCGAACTTGAACTCACCGAGGTGGCCCACCTGTTGGCCCGGCCTGAGTGCCGCCTCCTCACGCTCACCGGGCCCGGCGGCGCGGGCAAATCGCGGCTGGCCCTGGAGGTGGCCCATACCCTCGCGCCCCAATTTCAGGACGGCGCACGGTTCGTCCCGCTCGAATCCCTGGCGGCCCCTGCGTTCGTCCCCGCCACCCTCGCCGCGGCCATCGGCCTGAACCTCCAGGGCCCGGATGAACCTGTGGATCAGCTCATCCGGTACTTGCGTGACAAGTGCGTGCTGGTCGTTCTGGACAACTTTGAGCACCTTCTGGAGGGGACACCCCTGGTCGCAGAACTGCTGCGGGAGTGCCCGGAACTGCGGCTTCTCGTTACTTCCCGCGAGCGGCTGCGCCTGGCGGGCGAATGGCTCCTGCCAGTCGACGGGCTGCCGATCCCCCCACCCGGCACGGGTCTGGAGGAGTCGCTCATGTACGACGCGGTGCGGCTGTTCGTGGATCGGGTGATCCGGGTGCGTCCAACCTACGTGCTGCGCGTGGAGGAGCTTTCCTCCGTGCTGGAGATCTGCCGACTGGTGGGGGGACTCCCCCTGGGGCTTGAACTTGCGGCGCCGTGGATGAGGGCCGTCCCTGCCAGGGAGATCGCTGCCGGTATCGCCGAGGGCCTCGATCTCCTCGCGTCCGATTCGCGGGACGCGGTTTCCCGGCACGCCAGTCTGCGCGCGACCTTCGAGCACTCCTGGCGCCTGCTTGATCAGGCCGAACAGGCCGCCCTTCGCCAGCTTTCGGTCTGCGAGGGTGGCTTCCGGCCGGGAGCAGCGCGCGAAATCGCGGGGGCCACCTTGGCGCTGCTGGCGGGCCTGGTGGATAAATCGCTCCTGCGCGCGTTGCCGTCAGGGCGTTTTCACCGCCACCCGCTGTTGTACGGTTACACCCGCGAGAAGCTGGCGTCCAACCCTGAGGAGGAACACGAGGCCCAGGTTCGTCACGCCGGATATTTCCTGCGTCTCCTTCAGGATCTCGGTGGGCCCCTGCGGGGTGCCGGGCAGAAGGAGGCGCTCACGCGGCTCGACGAGGATCTGGACAACGTGCATGCTGCCTGGAACTGGGCTGTAGCCCATGATCGCGCGGCCGAGCTGGGGCGGTGTGCTGCTCCTCTGGCTGCCTACCACATGGCCCGTGGCCGCTACCGCGAGGGGGCTGAACTGCTCACGCAGGCCGAGGCGAGCCTGCCAGATGATGACCGCGGACACCGCACCGCCCTGTGTCAGCTCCGGGTGGAGGGCGCGCCCCTGCTCACCCGGCTGGGACAGCGCGACGCGGCCGAACGCTGGGCCGCCAGCGGCCTCGCCCTGGCCCGCGAGTTGGGCGAACCGGGCGAGGCCCTGGCCGGGCTCACCCTGCTGGGCGACCTGGCCTGGCGGCGGGGTGACCGCGCCGAGGCCGCCGTCCACCTCAACGAGGCCCTGAGCCTGGCGCAGGAACGAGGGAATCAGGCCGCGCTTGCCGAAACCCTGAACCTGTTGGGCAATGTCGACCTGGACGGCGGCGACTTGCCTGCGGCACAGCAGCGTTATGCATCTGCCCTTGGCCTGCACCGTGAGCTGGACAACCCCAGCGAAGTCGTGCGGCTGCTCAACAATCTGGGGTGCCTGGCCGCGTACCAGGGGCACCTCGAGGCCTCCGTCGCTTTGCTGAGTGAGGGCGTGGCCCTGGCACGAGACATCCGTCTCCCACGGCTGTTGGCCCAGCTCCTGTCGAGCCTCGCCGAGACGGCCCATGAGCAGGGCAACCTGACCAGCGCGGAGGCGGCCGCCGCCGAGGCCTTGGCGTTGGCACGCGCCAGTGGCGACCGCCGCCTGGAGGGCATCCTCCTCGTCGATCTGGGCCATACGGCGACAGCAGCAGGGAATCTGGAGCGCGCGCAGCAGCACCTCCGCGACGGGCTGGCCGTCCTGTGGCACCTGGGCGAACTGCCCCAGGTATTGCGCGCCCTGGCCCGCTGGGCAAGGTGGTGGCTCGCCCGCGGTGGGCCCGAACGGGCCGGAGTCCTCCTTGACCTCGTGACGCGTCACCCGGCCACCAAGAGCGTGGATCGGGACCTCACGCAACGGATGCGCGCTGAGGTGACTCCCACACCTCTCGTTCTCTCCGATCTCCCCCCAGCTCTTTCTCACGTCGTATCGACACTCCTCGGCCCCTTGCCCTGA